Genomic window (Alnus glutinosa chromosome 9, dhAlnGlut1.1, whole genome shotgun sequence):
AAATCTATAATTGACGTTGTAATATCCATTTTTTAcgattcaaaataataaaaatgcatttcataaaataatttttttttatcttgtcattttgaaaattcaTCTGTCTAGGGTATGTTTTGTTTGTCTAGGGAAATCCATTAAGGGATACTTAATAAAAACAAAGGATAGCAAAGTTTTTACAAATTGGGTTGTAAGAATTTTTTCAATGCCGTCGGTAAAAGTGTTACGTATATTTTACGCATGTTAGAAAAAATAACACATGCTTaactctcatatatatatatatatatatgttaagaaACAcggattagaagaaattttGCAGCCCgaatttattgaaaatttgtgtccaaaaaacaaattctccGTTTTGAAGCTTTGGGTCAAGTATTACATCATCATCAGAAGATTTTAAAGCGTTTGGGGAGGTCCTACTTCAAACGTCAGCGTTTACGTCGGTCCAACCTCCACAATATTGTAAAAACATTGATATTTAATGATTCTTTTGAAGAAACGAGAGATATGtgagaaaaaggaaatataaaacTTTCTGTGGATACGACCGAGTACATAAAACTTTTTAGTATACgtaatcacatatatatatatatatatgaaaagaagaagtcttcaagaaaataatttagaCTTGCGATAAATCCAGTTTTAAATGTTGACAGATGTCActttaaatataatatgtaaaaataaatcaacatttatcaaaaatctgaatcaaatatatatgatttctcTGGTATCATAATATATACTAATATGTCAAGTgttattaattttcaaatcaaataaagaaacaaataaatttaaatcaaatcatattgTGAAATTTAGAGCAAACAACAAATTTAGTGCATCTAAGATTTTTCTTTATCAagatatactatatataaaacACCAGAAGAATACCAgaaaaaattctagcattcctCGTATATAAAAGCAgaaatttagataaaaaaaagttggttacgaatgtaaaaagataaaaataatttgtgataaatgttaatttgtatcccataaatcaagagatttagatgatttgattatcgTAGATTATGTTATAGTGTTCCACATCGTCAAGAGATACATGACTTGAAGACTTTCGAAAAAGTAAGTAAGGCCTAtaaacttttacatggtatcaaaacaGGTTTCTTGGACGATGACGAGCCTTTCACTTCTGATGTTGAACACATGTTTGACTAAAGTTGTCACACGTGAAGGGGTGTGTTAAAGTGTCCTACATCAccaagagatacatgacctgAGGACTTTATATGCCATAAACACCCTCCTCTCTGAAGACATCTTTTAAGAGTAAGTAAGATCTATAGACTTTTATAGATTAACAAAATTTGTTAACCTTAATTCAACGAatatgtttgttttttaaattatttaaattacatATAAAGCTATGTAAATAAAACTTTGTACACAAATCAAATATCAAGGAAAGATGTAGATGTAGGCGATAGGCCGAACTACCttaatctttatatttttttttatctttgtttcatctctttattttattataaatttttaaattattatttttttatttaaaaaaaaaaaaaaaaaaaaacccgtacATTATTGCACGGATTAGAATTTAGAAGGTAGTTTGAATTAAGGGAATATGTGAATTGAATTAGTCAGGGTACGTGGGTGGCTAGGTAGGGCTAGCTCTACGTATTTGGTGACGTCTGTCGTCGACTCTGTTGTTTCTTTCCATTAAATGTTCTCAATTCTGTGAAAACACTTGCccatatattaaattaaataatagatATTTCCTTAAACAAGTTAAATTCAATGACCAAATCGTtcatactaattttatttttcttattttttatttatgcgttcataccaaattaaataatagatATGGAGGTGAAACTCACTCTTTTCTTTTGAGTTCATTTTTTTGACTCCAAATTCGTCTTAATAGAAAGAACTTTGCCATTTAAGAACAAATTGCCAAATTTATACGTtcataatatttgaaaaatacttCAATCATAACTCTTAATTTTTCACCacttttttaattaagtattcaaatttttaaaagtatcaatttaaggtatttatctttcaatttttttcaattttaactatccgttagaatttttttattaaatcttgtcctattttttttaggaaattttgaaattttcaaaataataattacttaattacaaaatgaCCAAAGATAAGAAGGTTTCTCTAATATTAGTTTGGAGTAAAAATGTAGCGTCCTTCGTTATTAGTCAATTTATTGTCAAAAGGTGGTTCattaatttcacattacttGAAATACGTACCCAAAAAGCAAGCAAATGCAACGATCCGGTATTgtcaaaaagtaatttaaaaattactttaattTGTTCAACAAAGAagataattatatatagaaaagaacATTTTTCTCAACACcttataattaaaccattgaTAAAACAAGATTAATTCTCGGACACAACTTCTGATGTTCAAACTTGTTAGCTGAAATCAAATGGACTCTACGTCAAATTAAGTGAAAAAATTAACACATAATTTAAGTCAAACCACGTTTTCTGTATTCATATTACACAGAATCAGAGACGATGGATGCTATATAAGGAAGGCCAAGTGCTGGACCCTCTCCCCCACAAACACAAAATGGAGAAGCTCGCAATCACCCATGTCTTGTTCTgcactttctttcttcttcttgctttgaattcatACATAGCATCATCTCAAGAAGTTGgtaagcctatatatatatatatatatatatatacacatatatacatatttagcTAGTTTTGATCGATCAATGAAATGACGTTGTTTGTTAATGGTATTGCAGATGATGAGAGAGAATTCGATTATGGTGAAAGAAGCAAGAAGGGACCAGCTCGATGGGGAGAGCTTCACCGGGAATGGAGCCTGTGTAAAAATGGATCAATGCAGTCTCCAATTGATTTGCTGGATGAGAGAGTTGAAGTTGTTTCCCATTTAGGGAGACTTCAGAGGAGTTACAGTCCCTCCAATGCCACTCTTACCAACAGGGGCCATGACATGATGGTAAGCAAAAGGAGAGATTGATCAGGATGATCAATACAAGTAaacccaagttttttttttacacaaaacttcacttaattatATTGCCACCCCGGCATCAACTTTCATCACTTTAACAATCGTATCCTTaaaaactaacattttttttttttcgaattatTTGTGCAGCTGAAATGGGATGGCGGTGCTGGATATATTGAAATAAACGGAACTAAATATGTACTCAAACAGTGCCACTGGCACTCGCCTTCTGAACACACCATCAATGGCCAGAGGTTTGCTCTGGAGGCGCACATGCTTCATGAGAGCTCAGATGGAAAAATTTCTGTTGTTGGAATCTTGTACAAGATAGGACGCCCTGATTCTTTCTTATCATCAGTAagtaacactacaaaaaaaacgtCCATGATCActttccattctctctctctctttcaattctctctctctctctgaatctCTGATGGGTTGTGTGTTTCTGAATAGCTGATGGATCATTTAGCAGCCATTACTGATACTAATGAAGCAGTGACTGCCGCGGGTATTGTCAACCCAAAGAATATAAAGATAGGCAGTAGAAAGTATTACAGATATCTTGGCTCCCTTACAGTTCCCCCCTGTACTGAAAATGTTGTGTGGACTGTGGTCAAAAAGGTTTGCTTTCCTTTCAACTTCGTACACTTCAATGGTACTATCCAAGTCCCACATTGTCAGGATTTTTTTGATTTATGAAGTTTATAAGTCATGGGTGTCTATAACATTTTTGTCCCATAttgaaaaaatatgaataacttACATacagtgagtgatttataaagatattaaTGAGTGCTACGTTCTACATTGTCTAGTTATTAGATGAAACTGaaatttataaggaattctaagaaagctccaaattgattagtccttttggggtgatagtgtAGATGTAGCTATCatttttccttgggtcgttacagtaTCCCTTCTCTCTAAAGGCGTTTTTTTTTAGGGTGAGTTGGGCCTGTTAgtttttaatatggtattaaagCAGGTTCCTTGAGTTGTTGAAAGATTTTCTCCTGTAGTTGTCCACGTATACGTTTAGCCATAATAATACACGTGAGGGGGCATATTAAAGAGTCCCAcattaccaaatttttttaaacttgtGAATTTTATAAGTCATGTGCATCCCCTGCATGCATCGATCTGATCATTTAATTAACTCATCAGGTGAGGACTGTTACCCAAGAACAAGTCAGGTTGCTTCGTGTAGCCGTTCATGATGTGAGTAGCTAGCTATTCCTATCTTTAAACATTTTATATAAGATACATGCAAgggtttcaaatttttcaagGGCAGAAATcaaatcttttttaattaattaattatttatttatttatttttgttattttttcagGATGCAGAAACTAATGCAAGACCATTACAACCAATAAACAGGCGCCCAATGCTTCTTTATAGACCAAGTGAAAACAAAGAGGATTGATTAAAATCTTATGATTTTACATTCTTTTAGAAGTGGCAGAAATATATATGTTGGGGGTTGAACCAATTATATATCTTCATCAACACATTTACTTATTCCTTAATTAGGCCCTTGATTACCTTGTACTTTTCAGTCATACTCTATGGTTCTCCCCTTTATGGTGAACATGTTGGGACATGATGATGCTTTGATGTACGTAGGATACTGGGTCCTCGTGTATTCAGGCATTCATATAtactcatttcttttttattgttaagAAGCGCTTTGCACAGTATTCCAGAAATCTAATCGGGCGGAAGCTCCGAATACTCCggtaataaaaaaagaaaaagacaagacTAATAAATAAGTGAAGAGCATGGGAAAGTTGAAAGGTAGTTGCCAAAGGAACTTGCCATCAACCCCTAACCCCTCATTGGATAAGATTAGAGGAGTTTCAAGGATCTAATTTCCATGAACAAGGGAAAAGTTTGAACAAAGTTGATACAACGTAATCCTCGCAAAAAACATGTTTACATTAAGAGCAGATGAATTGAGAGATAACAAGCTACTAATCATAAATCATatggtaattaccttttaatgaATTGTTTGCCTCAATTTACTTCGCTTCAGTCAGAAAACAATCGCCtctaacccaaaaaagaaaaactctttGAAGTTGCAAAGTTTCTATAACTAGTATATTAGATAAGTGGGCTTTGGCCTTAGTAGCTTAATGGGCTAGGCTTAGTTTACCCTTAGTAATAATGGGTTTGAGTTATGTGTATATAAAGGCCATTAGCCTAATTGTAGAGGATATGAGATTAGTGATTTGTTTATTGTGGTAAACTGGAGACTGAGCACCTCAAATGCTTTAGAAACCGAACATCTCGAAGAGTCCatttcattttgtaattttcgttTATCAATTTTACAGAATTacattgttcttttttttttctcacatcaattcatcaattctttccatttcttttccaatttcATTTGCAATTCTGTAATCGAAACCCTAGAAATCAGTAACAAGTGAATAAACTTGTTACAGCTTCTCCAGGGacaacaaaatatgaaattctATCTATTTAAAATATGAACTTGAACCCAGTAAAAGATAAGCCAATTTTACATTGCTAGGCAACAGTACAAGTGAATAGCGCGCGACTACATGCAAAGCGCGATGTCACGCCCCCAAACCTAAAAATGAGAATTGATAATGACGGCTATTAttcaaagaaaatatatttgtataaaaaaatgaaggaaaatgcGGAAGGAATAAACGGACACAAGAATTTACGTGGTTGAtaccacaaaagaaaagataatatgAAGAAAATTAAAGCAGAATTATAAAATGAAGACGAGAATTTACTTAGTTTGATCTATGTCCTACATCCACATAATAAAGCCATAAGGATTgcattgttgctcttattcaCTTAATAGAAACTGTACAATAAAATGacatatttatagttgaatgaggctatgaatacaataattacataatcaATATGTAACTTATGAGAATTACATAATCAATGTATGACatgaaatttatgaaaataaattatgcaTTAACAATTATGATGTTCCACAAAAAACCTGCTAATCAAAATAACACAATGAATTCAGACCatctaataataaaatattaagcaATACATGAATGTCCTCTGGTGGGGACAAAATCCCACTCGAGTCCATAAGTCTAATATTAATACTCTaagaaattctttttatttatttattttgatgaatGAATTTGTATTGACAAAGCCACATAGAATTACAATACTTTTCAGCTACCAAGCTAGAAGAATATATAGATGCTATAACAAAGAATCTTACACCAAAACATCGATCCTATCTTCccatcaatataatatatattctgAACTATGTATACCCAAATTACTACAATCTCTAcattcacattattttttttaaaattttcccttcCCCCTAAGTTTGTTTCTCACTTCCCATACAACTTCTTGAAGCACTCTTTCCTCAGCGTTAGGTTGATTCTCATGTCTTAGATCATTCCTCTGCTTAATAAGTGGTACATTGTTGCACTCCAACTCTAAGTAGTGGTGTCAACTCGGAGCTGGTTCTCGGTTATTGGGTAATAACCGAAAACTGGTTCCAGGGTCCCCGGTTATTGAATTTCAATAATCGGCTCCGGAACCGGGTACCCTAGTTAACTTGGGACCccgattaattgatttttatttgagtacCCGAGTGAAAACCGGTTATCCGGACcgggtagtatttttttttaaaaaaataaaaaataaaaaaatagagaaattactttttgggcttatttttaGTATTAGgcttatttttttggatttcatttaaacttttttggGCTTTATTTAAACTTAGCCTATTTTTTAAGGTATTGGACCTAATTCAATCAAGAAATTTCAATTACTATAACAAAGAGAGAAATTTTCTCATTTGTACCATCTTGAGACACATACATTATGCCCATCAACTGCAGATTTGAACTCAAAAACTTCACTTCCATAcataattacatattaaaacccaaaagttcatagacatattacatattaaaaaaagttcaaacccaaaagtctagaaacatattaaaaatgttcataaacatattaaacatATCTAAGCATGGTCCGGTTTCTGGCTTTCTGCAGCTCTGCTCTTAATCATCTATAACtacaatagaagaaaaaaaaactcttaaccaagaaaagaaaaactcttcAAAGTTGCAAAGCTTCTGTAACGAGTATATTAGATAAGTAGGCTTTGGCCTTAGTAGAGTAGCTTAGTGGGCTGGGCTTAGTTTACCCTTAGTAATAATGGGTTTGaattatgtgtatataaatGCCATTAGCCTAATTGTAGAGGATATGAGATTAGTGATTTGTTTACTATGGTAAACTGGAGACTAAGCACCTCGAATGCTCGGAGACCGAACATCTCGAAGAGTCCatttcattttgtaattttcgttTATCAATTTTGCAGAATTACATTGTTCTTCCATTTCtcacatcaattcatcaactCTTTCCACTTCTATTCCaatttcatttataattatGTAAACGAAACCCTAGAAATCAGTAACAAGTGAATAAACctgttacaattggtatcagtaTATTAGATAAGTGGGCTTTGGCCTTAGTAGCTTAGTGGGCTGGGCTTAGTTTACCCTTAGTAATAATGGGCCTGAGTTATGTGTATATAAATGCCATTAGCCTAATTGTAGGGGATATGAGATTAGTGATTTGTTTATTGTGATAAATTGAAGGCTGAGCACCTCGAATGCTCTGGAGACCGGACATCTCGAAGAGTCCACTTCATTTTGTAATGTTCGTTTATCAATTTTACAGAATTACATTGTTCTTCTATTTCtcacatcaattcatcaattCTTTCCATTTCTATTCCAATTTCATTTACAATTCTATCATCGAAACCCTAGAAATCAACAAGAAGTAAATAAACTTTTTATAATTGGTACCAAAGCCAATCAATCTACTGCACATGAAAATTAGATCCATAATAATAGCTGAAGAAACTGTGTTGCGGCTACAAGGAGAGACGGTTTCATGATCAAAGTTCCTggatgctatgcatgctcaagCTGAAGCTATGAATCGACATGATGCGATGTTGCACGCATTGACGTCTGAAATGAAGAGTTTACAAGATCTGATATCTGGTCATCCTGGGCTTCTCGTGAAAATTACAATTCAAGCGATGGAATATTGATGCCGAAGTCAATCCAATTGGATTTTCCTCGCTTTGATGGAGAGGATCAGGAGACATGGTGCTGTTGTACCGAAGAATTCTTTGAATTCTACCACACTCCGGCTGAACATTGTATTTCCATTTCCTATTACCATATGGACGGCCATGTT
Coding sequences:
- the LOC133877782 gene encoding alpha carbonic anhydrase 7-like, which codes for MEKLAITHVLFCTFFLLLALNSYIASSQEVDDEREFDYGERSKKGPARWGELHREWSLCKNGSMQSPIDLLDERVEVVSHLGRLQRSYSPSNATLTNRGHDMMLKWDGGAGYIEINGTKYVLKQCHWHSPSEHTINGQRFALEAHMLHESSDGKISVVGILYKIGRPDSFLSSLMDHLAAITDTNEAVTAAGIVNPKNIKIGSRKYYRYLGSLTVPPCTENVVWTVVKKVRTVTQEQVRLLRVAVHDDAETNARPLQPINRRPMLLYRPSENKED